Proteins found in one Stigmatopora nigra isolate UIUO_SnigA chromosome 15, RoL_Snig_1.1, whole genome shotgun sequence genomic segment:
- the septin12 gene encoding uncharacterized protein septin12 isoform X1: MSAVSVNDHLEGILSDFEALKRSFDIEDVDDIPSFSSASTASSPVSPSPSHFFHSHNKTSDVRVVGQSPSSSFNNINALGSAGYQNRVSRSSNPSPVLRSRTLVSSLSFNRGTTNKPAIYNNSSVNRAASFQSRVNPNSGFSILRGPGSDNDSLHSSTSSLEYSGVGGGSLQSSKLISYPNSPPQGEHPQTQPQFSPQKLQIGENLKFSSPGTALDQGIGLVLGAPDSHGINHGSMSSLDIQICDGGGGVIGVQRGPIPSGSRYNYANASWNGRLQNATSPEVEGNYGPNHHHYSGPQTTQPKAKDTPRLGKFPLDLESLVAKIDQQPVSPNPPKPPPRSTGSLQHHVATSSPSAPRSPTQTTPLGTLCKPQFAQVNPSSSPSDRRAARHLEDHAGDSVGSILQRIASFSRPVMADTSPGPVPVIQPPVVPKNGALSPQVNRPTEVAPMATRGNDNMRNKESAAEEPSLMEEREEKENGIVEEDQVTEDKSQAILANDVTQNTEKEPKANGLEVHPELEEKEKEKGMEEGEMKKELESEVKEQVCQSVPLVPDLQMSFIHGSDLFGYVGIEAVLDQMRHKTMKAGFEFNIMVVGQSGLGKSTMVNTLFKSKVSRKSCTPNYEEKISQTVELQTMSHMIEEKGVKMKLTVIDTPGFGDQINNENCWEPIVEYINEQYEKYLREELHVNRKRRIPDTRVHCCVYFLAATGHRLRPIDVEFMKRLGKIVSIVPVIAKADTLTIEERQEFKERIRQDLAGNGIRVYPQKEYDEDAEESFLNDRIRESIPFAVVGTDKEHQVNGNKVLGRKTKWGIIEVENVAHCEFANLRDLLIRSHLQDLKDVTHNIHYETYRVRRLNESNMNFIEQGLSSWPLENGTVDKFESDSHL, from the exons CCTTGAAGAGATCCTTTGACATTGAAGACGTGGACGACATACCCTCCTTCTCCTCGGcatccactgcttcctccccagtctctccttcacCCTCCCATTTCTTCCACAGCCACAACAAAACCAGTGATGTGAGAGTCGTAGGACAATCCCCTTCTTCATCTTTCAACAACATCAACGCCCTAGGCTCCGCGGGATACCAGAACCGGGTGAGCCGGAGCTCCAATCCTAGCCCAGTCCTTAGGTCCCGCACGCTTGTCAGCAGCCTGTCCTTCAACCGTGGAACCACGAACAAGCCGGCCATTTACAACAACTCCAGTGTGAATCGGGCAGCCTCCTTTCAAAGCAGGGTGAACCCCAACAGTGGGTTCTCTATATTGCGTGGACCAGGAAGTGACAACGACAGCCTTCATAGCTCCACTTCCAGCCTTGAATACTCTGGAGTGGGTGGGGGTTCACTTCAGTCCAGCAAATTGATATCTTATCCAAACTCTCCACCTCAGGGAGAACACCCCCAAACCCAGCCTCAATTTTCACCACAGAAGCTCCAAATAGGTGAAAACTTGAAGTTCTCCTCTCCTGGGACTGCTTTAGACCAGGGGATAGGTTTGGTGTTGGGGGCACCAGATTCTCACGGAATTAATCATGGTTCCATGTCCAGTTTGGACATTCAGATTTGTGATGGAGGAGGTGGAGTGATAGGCGTGCAAAGAGGCCCGATTCCCTCTGGCTCGAGATATAACTATGCAAATGCCAGTTGGAATGGACGGCTTCAAAATGCGACTTCTCCTGAAGTTGAGGGTAATTACGGCCCTAACCATCATCATTATTCAGGCCCCCAGACGACACAGCCCAAGGCCAAAGATACTCCGCGGCTTGGTAAATTTCCCTTGGACCTGGAAAGCTTGGTTGCTAAGATTGACCAACAACCCGTTAGTCCAAACCCACCAAAGCCTCCCCCGAGGAGCACCGGGAGCCTACAGCATCACGTTGCTACATCAAGCCCATCTGCCCCCCGTTCTCCGACCCAAACCACTCCCTTAGGAACACTTTGCAAGCCACAGTTTGCCCAAGTGAACCCCTCTTCTAGTCCTTCCGATCGCAGAGCTGCTCGCCATTTGGAAGACCATGCCGGAGATAGCGTTGGCTCCATTTTACAGAGGATTGCCTCCTTCTCACGGCCTGTCATGGCCGATACAAGCCCCGGACCAGTACCTGTCATTCAGCCTCCGGTGGTGCCAAAAAACGGAGCGCTGTCTCCTCAAGTCAACCGTCCCACAGAGGTGGCGCCTATGGCGACGAGGGGAAATGACAACATGAGAAACAAAG AAAGTGCCGCAGAAGAACCTTCCCTGATGGAGgaaagagaggagaaggagaatgGAATTGTGGAAGAAGATCAAGTCACTGAAGACAAGAGTCAAGCCATTTTAGCGAACGACGTGACCCAAAATACTGAAAAAGAACCAAAAGCAAATGGTTTGGAGGTCCATCCAgagttggaggagaaagaaaaggagaaagGAATGGAAGAGGGAGAAATGAAGAAAGAGTTGGAATCAGAAGTGAAGGAACAAGTGTGCCAGTCCGTCCCACTTGTCCCAGACCTGCAGATGAGTTTTATCCATGGCAGTGACCTTTTTGGCTATGTGGGCATTGAGGCAGTGCTGGACCAAATGAGACACAAAACCATGAAGGCTGGCTTTGAATTCAACATCATGGTAGTTG GTCAAAGTGGTTTGGGGAAGTCTACAATGGTCAACACTCTCTTCAAGTCAAAGGTCAGCAGGAAGTCCTGCACCCCAAACTACGAGGAGAAAATCTCACAAACAGTCGAGCTGCAGACAATGAGCCATA TGATTGAAGAGAAGGGTGTTAAGATGAAGCTGACAGTGATTGACACTCCGGGCTTTGGAGACCAGATCAACAATGAGAATTG TTGGGAGCCCATTGTTGAATACATCAACGAGCAGTATGAAAAATATCTGCGAGAGGAGCTTCATGTCAACCGCAAGAGGAGAATACCTGACACCAGAGTTCACTGCTGCGTTTATTTTCTGGCTGCAACAGGACACag GTTACGTCCCATCGACGTGGAGTTCATGAAGAGATTGGGAAAGATAGTGAGTATTGTGCCTGTCATTGCAAaagctgacacactaaccattGAGGAACGGCAAGAGTTCAAAGAGAGG ATAAGGCAAGACTTGGCAGGCAATGGGATTCGTGTTTATCCCCAAAAGGAGTATGACGAAGACGCAGAGGAGAGCTTTCTCAATGACAGGATCAGG gAAAGCATTCCTTTTGCGGTCGTGGGGACGGACAAGGAGCATCAGGTGAACGGAAACAAGGTTTTGGGCCGTAAAACCAAGTGGGGAATTATTGAAg TGGAAAATGTCGCACACTGTGAGTTTGCCAACCTGCGAGATCTACTTATCAG ATCACACTTGCAGGACCTGAAAGATGTGACACACAACATCCACTATGAAACATACCGTGTGCGACGGCTGAATGAGAGCAACATGAATTTTATTGAACAAGGACTTTCTAGCTGGCCGCTGGAAAACGGAACTGTTGACAAATTTGAATCTGACAGCCACCTCTGA
- the septin12 gene encoding neuronal-specific septin-3 isoform X2, giving the protein MIEESAAEEPSLMEEREEKENGIVEEDQVTEDKSQAILANDVTQNTEKEPKANGLEVHPELEEKEKEKGMEEGEMKKELESEVKEQVCQSVPLVPDLQMSFIHGSDLFGYVGIEAVLDQMRHKTMKAGFEFNIMVVGQSGLGKSTMVNTLFKSKVSRKSCTPNYEEKISQTVELQTMSHMIEEKGVKMKLTVIDTPGFGDQINNENCWEPIVEYINEQYEKYLREELHVNRKRRIPDTRVHCCVYFLAATGHRLRPIDVEFMKRLGKIVSIVPVIAKADTLTIEERQEFKERIRQDLAGNGIRVYPQKEYDEDAEESFLNDRIRESIPFAVVGTDKEHQVNGNKVLGRKTKWGIIEVENVAHCEFANLRDLLIRSHLQDLKDVTHNIHYETYRVRRLNESNMNFIEQGLSSWPLENGTVDKFESDSHL; this is encoded by the exons ATGATCGAAG AAAGTGCCGCAGAAGAACCTTCCCTGATGGAGgaaagagaggagaaggagaatgGAATTGTGGAAGAAGATCAAGTCACTGAAGACAAGAGTCAAGCCATTTTAGCGAACGACGTGACCCAAAATACTGAAAAAGAACCAAAAGCAAATGGTTTGGAGGTCCATCCAgagttggaggagaaagaaaaggagaaagGAATGGAAGAGGGAGAAATGAAGAAAGAGTTGGAATCAGAAGTGAAGGAACAAGTGTGCCAGTCCGTCCCACTTGTCCCAGACCTGCAGATGAGTTTTATCCATGGCAGTGACCTTTTTGGCTATGTGGGCATTGAGGCAGTGCTGGACCAAATGAGACACAAAACCATGAAGGCTGGCTTTGAATTCAACATCATGGTAGTTG GTCAAAGTGGTTTGGGGAAGTCTACAATGGTCAACACTCTCTTCAAGTCAAAGGTCAGCAGGAAGTCCTGCACCCCAAACTACGAGGAGAAAATCTCACAAACAGTCGAGCTGCAGACAATGAGCCATA TGATTGAAGAGAAGGGTGTTAAGATGAAGCTGACAGTGATTGACACTCCGGGCTTTGGAGACCAGATCAACAATGAGAATTG TTGGGAGCCCATTGTTGAATACATCAACGAGCAGTATGAAAAATATCTGCGAGAGGAGCTTCATGTCAACCGCAAGAGGAGAATACCTGACACCAGAGTTCACTGCTGCGTTTATTTTCTGGCTGCAACAGGACACag GTTACGTCCCATCGACGTGGAGTTCATGAAGAGATTGGGAAAGATAGTGAGTATTGTGCCTGTCATTGCAAaagctgacacactaaccattGAGGAACGGCAAGAGTTCAAAGAGAGG ATAAGGCAAGACTTGGCAGGCAATGGGATTCGTGTTTATCCCCAAAAGGAGTATGACGAAGACGCAGAGGAGAGCTTTCTCAATGACAGGATCAGG gAAAGCATTCCTTTTGCGGTCGTGGGGACGGACAAGGAGCATCAGGTGAACGGAAACAAGGTTTTGGGCCGTAAAACCAAGTGGGGAATTATTGAAg TGGAAAATGTCGCACACTGTGAGTTTGCCAACCTGCGAGATCTACTTATCAG ATCACACTTGCAGGACCTGAAAGATGTGACACACAACATCCACTATGAAACATACCGTGTGCGACGGCTGAATGAGAGCAACATGAATTTTATTGAACAAGGACTTTCTAGCTGGCCGCTGGAAAACGGAACTGTTGACAAATTTGAATCTGACAGCCACCTCTGA
- the septin12 gene encoding neuronal-specific septin-3 isoform X3 — protein MEEREEKENGIVEEDQVTEDKSQAILANDVTQNTEKEPKANGLEVHPELEEKEKEKGMEEGEMKKELESEVKEQVCQSVPLVPDLQMSFIHGSDLFGYVGIEAVLDQMRHKTMKAGFEFNIMVVGQSGLGKSTMVNTLFKSKVSRKSCTPNYEEKISQTVELQTMSHMIEEKGVKMKLTVIDTPGFGDQINNENCWEPIVEYINEQYEKYLREELHVNRKRRIPDTRVHCCVYFLAATGHRLRPIDVEFMKRLGKIVSIVPVIAKADTLTIEERQEFKERIRQDLAGNGIRVYPQKEYDEDAEESFLNDRIRESIPFAVVGTDKEHQVNGNKVLGRKTKWGIIEVENVAHCEFANLRDLLIRSHLQDLKDVTHNIHYETYRVRRLNESNMNFIEQGLSSWPLENGTVDKFESDSHL, from the exons ATGGAGgaaagagaggagaaggagaatgGAATTGTGGAAGAAGATCAAGTCACTGAAGACAAGAGTCAAGCCATTTTAGCGAACGACGTGACCCAAAATACTGAAAAAGAACCAAAAGCAAATGGTTTGGAGGTCCATCCAgagttggaggagaaagaaaaggagaaagGAATGGAAGAGGGAGAAATGAAGAAAGAGTTGGAATCAGAAGTGAAGGAACAAGTGTGCCAGTCCGTCCCACTTGTCCCAGACCTGCAGATGAGTTTTATCCATGGCAGTGACCTTTTTGGCTATGTGGGCATTGAGGCAGTGCTGGACCAAATGAGACACAAAACCATGAAGGCTGGCTTTGAATTCAACATCATGGTAGTTG GTCAAAGTGGTTTGGGGAAGTCTACAATGGTCAACACTCTCTTCAAGTCAAAGGTCAGCAGGAAGTCCTGCACCCCAAACTACGAGGAGAAAATCTCACAAACAGTCGAGCTGCAGACAATGAGCCATA TGATTGAAGAGAAGGGTGTTAAGATGAAGCTGACAGTGATTGACACTCCGGGCTTTGGAGACCAGATCAACAATGAGAATTG TTGGGAGCCCATTGTTGAATACATCAACGAGCAGTATGAAAAATATCTGCGAGAGGAGCTTCATGTCAACCGCAAGAGGAGAATACCTGACACCAGAGTTCACTGCTGCGTTTATTTTCTGGCTGCAACAGGACACag GTTACGTCCCATCGACGTGGAGTTCATGAAGAGATTGGGAAAGATAGTGAGTATTGTGCCTGTCATTGCAAaagctgacacactaaccattGAGGAACGGCAAGAGTTCAAAGAGAGG ATAAGGCAAGACTTGGCAGGCAATGGGATTCGTGTTTATCCCCAAAAGGAGTATGACGAAGACGCAGAGGAGAGCTTTCTCAATGACAGGATCAGG gAAAGCATTCCTTTTGCGGTCGTGGGGACGGACAAGGAGCATCAGGTGAACGGAAACAAGGTTTTGGGCCGTAAAACCAAGTGGGGAATTATTGAAg TGGAAAATGTCGCACACTGTGAGTTTGCCAACCTGCGAGATCTACTTATCAG ATCACACTTGCAGGACCTGAAAGATGTGACACACAACATCCACTATGAAACATACCGTGTGCGACGGCTGAATGAGAGCAACATGAATTTTATTGAACAAGGACTTTCTAGCTGGCCGCTGGAAAACGGAACTGTTGACAAATTTGAATCTGACAGCCACCTCTGA
- the mettl22 gene encoding methyltransferase-like protein 22 codes for MDQITFQHDRVLSDVHMLLPNAHHVMARLNQVGQPVFISKFKFLSNAEKQYKKCQATSKTSDCEANVPQVEDKEENHEKNEEPALDEDGDLDIPHRPRKNLPGDSTREVVCPIILKQSGTATQENEEDDTDECFDDIIRIEHTMATPLEDVGKQVWRGALLLGDFILSKPLMFKGATVIELGAGVGLNSIIMSTLAKKVYCTDVGDDLLSMCRRNITRNEHMIELAGGEVRVRQLDWLRSDLCTDTDVEFSWTEEEVADIYDNVSFIIAADICYDDELTDGFFRTLYRLCNNFAHDCTIFISIEKRFNFTLREMDISCDAYNHFKHCLSQLEELVDGQCSYKVEQLPSTFPQFLQYERLEQLELWKVTAKRVSFDKNKSNSKKLTS; via the exons ATGGACCAAATCACCTTTCAACATGATCGTGTTCTGTCAGATGTTCACATGTTGCTGCCCAACGCCCACCACGTAATGGCACGCCTCAACCAAGTTGGACAGCCTG ttTTCATCTCCAAATTCAAGTTTTTATCCAACGCCGAAAAGCAGTACAAGAAGTGTCAGGCAACAAGTAAAACCAGTGATTGTGAAGCAAATGTTCCACAAGTAGAAGACAAAGAGGAGAACCATGAAAAAAACGAAGAGCCAGCTTTGGATGAGGATGGAGATCTTGACATTCCACATCG ACCTAGGAAAAATCTTCCAGGGGATTCCACCAGGGAAGTTGTCTGCCCTATCATTCTCAAACAATCAGGTACAGCGACGCAAGAAAACGAAGAGGATGACACAGATGAGTGCTTTGATGACATTATACGGATTG aGCATACCATGGCAACACCCCTGGAGGATGTCGGCAAACAG GTTTGGAGAGGAGCATTACTCCTGGGAGACTTCATTCTTTCAAAGCCCCTCATGTTCAAAGGCGCAACCGTTATTGAGTTAGGAGCTGGTGTCGGCTTAAACAGCATTATTATGTCCACGTTAGCCAAAAAAGTGTACTGCACAG ATGTCGGAGATGACCTTTTAAGCATGTGCCGGAGAAATATAACTCGAAATGAACACATGATTGAACTTGCAG GTGGGGAAGTGAGAGTGCGACAGTTGGATTGGCTTCGATCTGATCTTTGCACAG ATACTGACGTGGAATTTAGCTGGACAGAGGAAGAAGTAGCTGATATATATGACAATGTCAGTTTCATCATTGCTGCTGATA TTTGCTACGATGACGAGCTGACTGATGGTTTCTTTCGAACACTGTACCgactgtgcaataactttgctCACGATTGCACCATCTTTATTTCCATTGAAAAAAG GTTTAACTTTACTTTGCGAGAAATGGATATATCCTGCGACGCTTACAACCATTTCAAACACTGTCTGTCGCAACTGGAGGAGCTAGTGGATGGACAATGCAGTTACAAAGTAGAACAGCTTCCTTCTACGTTCCCCCAATTTCTTCAATATGAACGCTTAGAACAATTG GAGCTATGGAAGGTGACTGCCAAAAGAGTgtcatttgacaaaaacaagtCCAATTCCAAGAAGCTTACATCTTGA
- the abat gene encoding 4-aminobutyrate aminotransferase, mitochondrial, whose translation MASFAISRHLALSFHKNLRLSVTGCRYASKAAPKAQVDFDYDGPSMKTEVPGPRSQELTKQLGEIQNVGAVNFFCNYEESRGNYLVDVDGNRMLDIYTQISSIPIGYNHPALLKLMSNPNNLSTIVNRPALGILPPENFPDKITESLLSVAPSGMSRVQTMACGSCSNENAYKAMFIWYRNKERGHSSPSEEDIKSCMINQGPGCPDFSILSFMGGFHGRTMGCLTTTHSKAIHKLDVPAFDWPIAPFPKLQYPLEEFTRENAQEEARCLEEVEDLIVKWRQKGKPVAGIVIEPIQAEGGDNHASVDFFKSLRKIATKHGCAFHVDEVQTGGGCTGKFWAHEHWGMDDPAEIVSFSKKLLTGGYYHKDEFQADKAYRIFNTWMGDPSKNILLAEVLNVIRSENLLVEVNRSGKALMNGLYDLQAQYPGMLSRARGQGTFCAIDICDDNTRNDILLKARNKGILLGGCGDRSIRFRPSLVFKEYHVHLFLNIFNDVLAQIK comes from the exons ATGGCATCCTTCGCTATCAGCCGCCATCTTGCACTGTCCTTCCACAAAAACCTACGCCTCAGCGTTACAG GATGTCGTTATGCTAGTAAAGCCGCCCCAAAAGCCCAGGTGGACTTTGATTACGATGGACCCTCCATGAAGACCGAAGTCCCTGGGCCACGATCACAG GAGCTAACAAAACAACTGGGAGAAATTCAG AATGTTGGCGCTGTCAACTTTTTCTGTAACTATGAGGAAAGTAGGGGGAATTACCTGGTGGATGTGGATGGGAACCGGATGCTGGACATCTACACTCAGATCTCCTCTATTCCTATTG gaTACAACCATCCTGCTCTCCTCAAGCTAATGTCCAACCCCAACAATCTG AGTACCATTGTGAACAGACCCGCCCTTGGAATTTTGCCACCAGAGAATTTTCCTGATAAAATTACAGAAAGTCTCCTTTCA gtaGCTCCAAGTGGAATGAGTCGGGTACAAACAATGGCTTGTGGCTCATGCTCCAATGAGAATGCTTACAAGGCCATGTTTATCTGGTATAGG AATAAAGAACGAGGTCACAGCTCACCATCAGAGGAAGACATCAAATCCTGCATGATAAACCAG GGTCCGGGTTGCCCAGACTTCAGTATTTTATCTTTCATGGGCGGTTTCCATGGCAGAACTATGG GTTGCTTGACAACGACACACTCAAAAGCAATACATAAGCTGGATGTGCCTGCTTTTGATTGGCCGATTGCCCCATTTCCTAAACTGCAGTATCCATTGGAGGAGTTCACCAGAGAGAATGCACAAGAGGAAGCTCGTTGTTTGGAAGAG GTGGAGGACCTGATCGTCAAGTGGCGACAGAAGGGAAAGCCTGTAGCTGGGATTGTTATTGAACCCATCCAAGCTGAGGGAGGAGATAATCACGCGTCGGTGGATTTCTTCAAAAGTCTCCGCAAAATTGCAACCAAG CATGGCTGTGCTTTCCACGTGGATGAGGTCCAAACTGGAGGAGGTTGCACGGGGAAATTCTGGGCCCATGAGCACTGGGGCATGGACGACCCTGCTGAAATTGTGTCCTTCAGCAAGAAGCTCCTGACGGGGGGATACTATCATAAAGATGAATTTCAGGCCGATAAG GCCTACCGCATCTTTAACACATGGATGGGTGACCCTTCAAAGAATATTTTACTGGCCGAGGTGCTCAATGTGATTCGCAGCGAAAACCTCCTGGTAGAGGTCAATCGTTCGGGGAAAGCCTTGATGAATGGCCTGTACGATTTACAG GCTCAGTATCCTGGCATGCTGAGTCGAGCTCGAGGACAGGGAACCTTCTGCGCCATCGATATCTGCGATGATAATACACGCAACGACATCCTTCTAAAGGCCCGAAACAAGG GAATCCTTCTGGGAGGATGCGGGGATCGCTCCATCCGTTTCCGCCCATCGCTGGTCTTCAAGGAGTACCACGTGCACCTTTTCCTCAACATCTTCAACGACGTGTTGGCTCAGATCAAATGA
- the rcn3 gene encoding reticulocalbin-3 isoform X2, producing MLLQSFASLCLLAAATFAVPAQEKRVHHHADLSDHAHNDGQDFQYDHEAFLGKEEAKTFDQLTPEESKDKLGKIVERIDLNKDGFINHSELHYWIKHRQRRYIEENVNKHWDDYDKNQDDKVAWGEYKNTTYGFYLDEEFDDIDDKATYKSMLNRDERRFKAADRDGDGIATREEFTAFLHPEEYDHMKDLVVQETIEDIDKNGDGKISLSEYIGDMFTPEEGESEPEWVQNEKKHFTDLRDANKDGFMDFNEVSQWILPGEVDHADNEAKHLIHETDTDKDGLLTLSEMLDRLDFIKISTITDFGGMKIDDHDEL from the exons ATGTTGCTGCAGTCCTTCGCATCCTTGTGTCTCCTGGCTGCCGCCACCTTTGCCGTCCCAGCTCAGGAGAAACGTGTCCATCACCACGCCGACTTGAGCGACCACGCTCACAATGACGGTCAAGACTTCCAGTACGACCACGAGGCTTTCCTGGGAAAGGAAGAGGCAAAGACCTTTGATCAGCTGACTCCTGAGGAGAGTAAAGACAAACTGGG GAAAATTGTGGAACGCATTGACCTCAATAAAGATGGCTTCATCAACCACTCAGAACTGCATTACTGGATCAAACACCGACAAAGGAGGTACATCGAGGAGAACGTGAACAAGCACTGGGATGACTACGACAAGAACCAAGATGACAAGGTAGCCTGGGGCGAGTACAAAAACACCACCTATGGATTCTACCTGG ACGAGGAGTTTGACGACATTGATGACAAAGCCACCTACAAATCCATGCTTAACAGAGACGAAAGACGCTTCAAGGCCGCCGATCGTGACGGCGATGGGATCGCCACGCGTGAGGAATTCACGGCCTTTCTCCATCCTGAGGAGTATGACCATATGAAAGATTTGGTTGTACAG GAGACAATTGAGGACATCGACAAGAACGGCGATGGCAAGATCAGTTTGTCGGAGTACATCG GTGACATGTTCACACCGGAAGAGGGAGAGAGTGAGCCTGAATGGgtgcaaaatgagaaaaaacatttcaccGATTTAAGGGATGCCAATAAG GATGGCTTCATGGACTTTAATGAGGTATCCCAATGGATTTTGCCCGGAGAAGTCGACCATGCTGACAATGAAGCCAAACACTTGATCCATGAAACAGACACTGACAAG GATGGACTTCTTACATTGTCTGAGATGCTAGACAGGTTGGATTTCATCAAGATCAGCACCATAACAGACTTTGGAGGAATGAAAATTGATGACCATGATGAACTCTGA
- the rcn3 gene encoding reticulocalbin-3 isoform X1, whose product MLLQSFASLCLLAAATFAVPAQEKRVHHHADLSDHAHNDGQDFQYDHEAFLGKEEAKTFDQLTPEESKDKLGKIVERIDLNKDGFINHSELHYWIKHRQRRYIEENVNKHWDDYDKNQDDKVAWGEYKNTTYGFYLDEEFDDIDDKATYKSMLNRDERRFKAADRDGDGIATREEFTAFLHPEEYDHMKDLVVQETIEDIDKNGDGKISLSEYIGDMFTPEEGESEPEWVQNEKKHFTDLRDANKDGFMDFNEVSQWILPGEVDHADNEAKHLIHETDTDKDGKITKKEILANWNMFVGSQATNYGEDLTKSHDEL is encoded by the exons ATGTTGCTGCAGTCCTTCGCATCCTTGTGTCTCCTGGCTGCCGCCACCTTTGCCGTCCCAGCTCAGGAGAAACGTGTCCATCACCACGCCGACTTGAGCGACCACGCTCACAATGACGGTCAAGACTTCCAGTACGACCACGAGGCTTTCCTGGGAAAGGAAGAGGCAAAGACCTTTGATCAGCTGACTCCTGAGGAGAGTAAAGACAAACTGGG GAAAATTGTGGAACGCATTGACCTCAATAAAGATGGCTTCATCAACCACTCAGAACTGCATTACTGGATCAAACACCGACAAAGGAGGTACATCGAGGAGAACGTGAACAAGCACTGGGATGACTACGACAAGAACCAAGATGACAAGGTAGCCTGGGGCGAGTACAAAAACACCACCTATGGATTCTACCTGG ACGAGGAGTTTGACGACATTGATGACAAAGCCACCTACAAATCCATGCTTAACAGAGACGAAAGACGCTTCAAGGCCGCCGATCGTGACGGCGATGGGATCGCCACGCGTGAGGAATTCACGGCCTTTCTCCATCCTGAGGAGTATGACCATATGAAAGATTTGGTTGTACAG GAGACAATTGAGGACATCGACAAGAACGGCGATGGCAAGATCAGTTTGTCGGAGTACATCG GTGACATGTTCACACCGGAAGAGGGAGAGAGTGAGCCTGAATGGgtgcaaaatgagaaaaaacatttcaccGATTTAAGGGATGCCAATAAG GATGGCTTCATGGACTTTAATGAGGTATCCCAATGGATTTTGCCCGGAGAAGTCGACCATGCTGACAATGAAGCCAAACACTTGATCCATGAAACAGACACTGACAAG GATGGCAAAATAACCAAGAAGGAGATCTTGGCCAACTGGAACATGTTTGTGGGCAGCCAGGCTACCAATTACGGAGAAGATTTAACAAAGAGTCACGATGAACTTTGA
- the nosip gene encoding nitric oxide synthase-interacting protein, with protein sequence MTRHGKNCTAGAVYTYHEKKKDTAASGYGTQSIRLGKDAIKDFDCCCLSLQPCQNPVVTPDGFLYEKQAILEYILHQKTEIARKMKAYEKQKQAQKTDSQLVSKSEEREKVEKFKTRENSIVSKPINPFISGQSKVGERIGINSSSSSAAASASSSSSSSSSTSSVASSSQNLPSFWVPSLTPVAKPTLLKKPSKTVLCPMSGRPIKMNELITVRFNPVDPSLARVALINRQDRYVCAVTKDILGNSVPCAVLRPSGCVVTQECVERLIKIDMTDPVNGEKLSEKDIIPIQRGGTGFSGAGVELKAKEARPVMQV encoded by the exons ATGACTCGCCACGGAAAGAACTGCACTGCTGGAGCAGTCTACACGTACCACGAGAAAAAGAAAGATACAG CGGCGTCTGGTTACGGCACACAGAGCATTCGCCTGGGTAAAGACGCCATTAAAGATTTTGACTGTTGCTGCTTGTCCCTGCAGCCCTGTCAGAATCCTGTTGTTAC TCCGGATGGATTCTTATATGAAAAACAAGCCATTCTTGAATACATTCTGCATCAGAAGACAGAAATTGCCAGAAAGATGAAG gcaTACGAGAAGCAGAAACAAGCACAGAAGACTGACAGTCAGCTGGTGTCCAAGTCAGAGGAACGTGAGAAAGTGGAAAAGTTTAAAACCAGGGAGAATAGCATCGTATCTAAACCCATCAACCCTTTCATTTCGG ggcAAAGCAAAGTAGGTGAAAGGATTGGAATAAACAGCAGTTCTTCATCAGCAGCAGCATCagcatcatcatcgtcatcctcctcctcatctacTAGTTCAGTGGCATCCTCCAGCCAGAATTTGCCTAGCTTCTGGGTTCCTTCACTGACCCCAGTAGCAAAGCCAACCCTTCTCAAGAAACCA AGCAAGACCGTGTTGTGTCCGATGTCAGGACGACCAATCAAGATGAACGAGCTGATAACAGTTCGCTTTAACCCGGTAGATCCAAGCCTGGCCCGAGTTGCCTTAATCAACCGACAG gaccggTACGTGTGTGCAGTCACCAAAGATATTTTAGGCAACAGTGTCCCCTGCGCTGTCCTGCGACCTTC GGGGTGTGTGGTAACGCAGGAATGCGTGGAGAGgctcatcaagatagacatgACAGATCCCGTGAATGGAGAAAAGCTCTCTGAGAAAGACATCATACCAATCCAGAGG GGAGGAACGGGTTTCTCAGGCGCTGGAGTCGAACTCAAGGCCAAAGAAGCTCGTCCAGTGATGCAAGTGTGA